Genomic DNA from Felis catus isolate Fca126 chromosome E3, F.catus_Fca126_mat1.0, whole genome shotgun sequence:
GCCCGGGATGGCCACCACCGCCGGCGCGGCCACGGCCGGCAGCACCATGAGCTCCTGCAGCACCACGTAGCCCGGGGGGGCCACCACGACGGCGGCTGGAGCCCCCGGGGCCGAAGCCCCGCCGCCCCCTGCGGCGGGCACCAGCTCCAGCTGCAGCTCCGGCTGCACGGGGGTCAGCTCCAGCCGCACCTCCTGCTGCTGGGCTCCCAGCTCCACCGGGGTCAGCTCCAGCCGCACCTCCTGCTGCTGCTCCAGCTGCTGCTgctccagctgctgctgctgctgctccagcTGCTGCTCCAGCTGCTGCAGCTGCTCCTGCAGTTTGAGCTGCAGCTGCCGCTGTTCCTGTTGTCTCTCCAGCTCCTGCCGCTGCCTCTCCAGTTCCTGATCCGACCCCAGGTCAACTGGCATGAGCTCCAGCTCTACTTCTTCCTCCTCGTCTGGCTCCAGCAGagggggctgctgctgctgttgtagCTGTTCCTGTTGCTGcagctgttgctgctgctgctgctgctgctgtaacTGTTGCTGCTGCAACAGCTGCTGCTGTAACagttcctgctgctgctgctgtaacTGTTGCTGCTGCAGGTGCTGCTGTTGTAACagttcctgctgctgctgctgctgctgctgtaacTGTTCCTGCTGCTGTAACTGTTGCTGCTGCAGGTGCTGCTGTTGTAACagttcctcctcctgctgctgctgctgttgttgctggAATtgttcctcctcctgctgctgccctgactgtccctgctgctgctgctcctgctgccaCGGTTCCTGCTGCCTTAACTGCTTCTGTGGCTGCTGCTTCTGTAACTGTTGGTGCTGTGGTAACGGTTTCTGCTGTGGCTGCAACAGGTGTTGCTTTGGCACTTGCTGCTCCTCTGATTGTTCCTGCGGCGGCATCGGCGGCAGCTGCGGTTTCAGCTGCTGAGGTGGCACAGGTGGGGGGTTTTCCTGCAGGTGCTTCTCTCGTCGAGGCAGCCGTTCTCGGTCAGCTTGCCGCTGTTGCTGCGGTCCTGGGGATCGGCTTTGTGGTCGCCGCTCCTG
This window encodes:
- the ZNF853 gene encoding zinc finger protein 853 isoform X2, which translates into the protein MELGPATETFVLELRCLEDGGPGPGTLSGGGGGSESQEEEEAQENGSPPRPASSAPTGAGEMAEEAQQGQPELQPQQSQQQPALQQQPRQERRPQSRSPGPQQQRQADRERLPRREKHLQENPPPVPPQQLKPQLPPMPPQEQSEEQQVPKQHLLQPQQKPLPQHQQLQKQQPQKQLRQQEPWQQEQQQQGQSGQQQEEEQFQQQQQQQQEEELLQQQHLQQQQLQQQEQLQQQQQQQQELLQQQHLQQQQLQQQQQELLQQQLLQQQQLQQQQQQQQQLQQQEQLQQQQQPPLLEPDEEEEVELELMPVDLGSDQELERQRQELERQQEQRQLQLKLQEQLQQLEQQLEQQQQQLEQQQLEQQQEVRLELTPVELGAQQQEVRLELTPVQPELQLELVPAAGGGGASAPGAPAAVVVAPPGYVVLQELMVLPAVAAPAVVAIPGPAGSAALTPARQRRRRRARDRPTICGECGKGFSRSTDLVRHQATHTGERPHRCGECGKGFSQHSNLVTHQRIHTGEKPYACSYCAKRFSESSALVQHQRTHTGERPYACGDCGKRFSVSSNLLRHRRTHSGERPYVCEDCGERFRHKVQIRRHERQLHGAGRSRGLGLLRSTRAATGGPARPEQAAGAADKAP
- the ZNF853 gene encoding zinc finger protein 853 isoform X1 → MLRQLAPRGLGLSARMELGPATETFVLELRCLEDGGPGPGTLSGGGGGSESQEEEEAQENGSPPRPASSAPTGAGEMAEEAQQGQPELQPQQSQQQPALQQQPRQERRPQSRSPGPQQQRQADRERLPRREKHLQENPPPVPPQQLKPQLPPMPPQEQSEEQQVPKQHLLQPQQKPLPQHQQLQKQQPQKQLRQQEPWQQEQQQQGQSGQQQEEEQFQQQQQQQQEEELLQQQHLQQQQLQQQEQLQQQQQQQQELLQQQHLQQQQLQQQQQELLQQQLLQQQQLQQQQQQQQQLQQQEQLQQQQQPPLLEPDEEEEVELELMPVDLGSDQELERQRQELERQQEQRQLQLKLQEQLQQLEQQLEQQQQQLEQQQLEQQQEVRLELTPVELGAQQQEVRLELTPVQPELQLELVPAAGGGGASAPGAPAAVVVAPPGYVVLQELMVLPAVAAPAVVAIPGPAGSAALTPARQRRRRRARDRPTICGECGKGFSRSTDLVRHQATHTGERPHRCGECGKGFSQHSNLVTHQRIHTGEKPYACSYCAKRFSESSALVQHQRTHTGERPYACGDCGKRFSVSSNLLRHRRTHSGERPYVCEDCGERFRHKVQIRRHERQLHGAGRSRGLGLLRSTRAATGGPARPEQAAGAADKAP